The proteins below are encoded in one region of Aeromonas jandaei:
- a CDS encoding homocysteine S-methyltransferase family protein, which produces METRELWVLDGGMGRELARRGAPFRQPEWSALALMEAPETVREVHQAYVASGARVITTNSYALVPFHIGDERFFADGEGLAALAGQLAREVADEQKGSVQVAGSLPPLFGSYRADLFKADKVSELAIPLIRALSPHVDIWLAETMSLIAEPLALKALLPEDGKPFWVSFTLEDETPGYEPRLRSGERVADAVTALVATGVDAILFNCCQPEVIEGAFEVARTRLQALGRIDIRLGAYANAFPPQPKEATANDGLDEIRTDLGPLDYLGWAERWRAAGANLIGGCCGIGPEHIQALSSRLR; this is translated from the coding sequence ATGGAAACCAGGGAATTGTGGGTGCTGGATGGGGGCATGGGGCGCGAGCTGGCACGGCGGGGGGCCCCGTTTCGTCAGCCGGAGTGGTCGGCGCTGGCCTTGATGGAGGCGCCAGAGACGGTGCGCGAGGTGCATCAGGCCTACGTGGCGAGCGGTGCCCGGGTCATCACCACCAACAGCTATGCGCTGGTGCCGTTTCATATCGGCGATGAGCGTTTCTTTGCCGATGGGGAGGGGCTGGCAGCGCTGGCTGGGCAACTGGCCCGCGAGGTGGCTGACGAGCAGAAGGGCAGCGTGCAGGTGGCGGGTTCTCTACCACCGCTCTTTGGCTCTTACCGTGCCGATCTGTTCAAGGCGGACAAGGTGAGCGAGCTGGCTATCCCGCTTATCCGGGCGCTATCCCCTCATGTGGATATCTGGCTGGCCGAGACCATGAGCCTGATTGCCGAACCACTGGCCCTTAAAGCGCTGTTGCCGGAAGATGGCAAGCCGTTCTGGGTCTCCTTCACCCTGGAAGATGAGACGCCGGGCTACGAGCCGCGGCTGCGTTCCGGCGAGCGGGTGGCCGATGCGGTGACTGCGCTGGTGGCGACCGGAGTGGACGCCATCCTGTTCAACTGCTGTCAGCCCGAGGTGATTGAGGGAGCCTTCGAGGTTGCCCGCACCCGATTGCAGGCGCTGGGTCGCATCGACATTCGCCTCGGTGCCTATGCCAACGCCTTCCCGCCGCAACCCAAGGAGGCCACCGCCAACGATGGGCTGGACGAGATCCGCACCGATCTGGGGCCGCTGGATTACCTTGGCTGGGCCGAACGCTGGCGTGCGGCCGGGGCGAATCTTATCGGTGGTTGCTGCGGTATCGGCCCCGAGCATATTCAGGCGCTGAGCAGCCGGTTGCGCTAA